From Bacteroidota bacterium, the proteins below share one genomic window:
- a CDS encoding MTH1187 family thiamine-binding protein, with protein sequence MSVLLEFSMFPTDKGDSVSKYVSKLIDMIRNSDFPYKLTAMGTIIETETMDEALGIVKKSHEILAEDSNRVYSSIKLDIQKNKSNRLEGKIASIESKIGIVNK encoded by the coding sequence ATGTCAGTATTATTAGAATTTTCGATGTTCCCAACAGATAAGGGAGACAGTGTGAGCAAATATGTAAGCAAATTGATAGATATGATCAGGAATAGTGATTTTCCATACAAACTTACAGCTATGGGCACCATCATCGAAACCGAAACTATGGATGAAGCTCTTGGAATTGTAAAAAAATCGCATGAAATTCTCGCAGAAGATTCAAATCGAGTATATTCATCAATAAAATTAGATATTCAGAAAAATAAATCGAATCGTTTAGAAGGAAAAATTGCTTCTATTGAATCGAAAATTGGTATCGTAAATAAATAG